In Luteimonas sp. MC1750, the following proteins share a genomic window:
- a CDS encoding histidine phosphatase family protein, with protein sequence MARLRHTDWPDRLWIVRHGQSAGNVARDRAELAAHHLIDLETRDADTPLSDLGHEQARALGEWFARLPPGMRPTTLMSSPFVRSRQTMEAVARALGTPDDDVLVDERLREKEFGILDGYTSAGIRAKFPDLAAQRDSVGKFYFRPPGGESWCDVILRLRSVQEVLRRDYVGERVLIVAHQVIVNCFRYLLECMDEAEILGVDRKADVPNCSVTAYALDRSDPEARFSLEVANLALPLREAGAAVTGAADVPAGPR encoded by the coding sequence ATGGCACGACTGCGACACACCGACTGGCCCGACCGTCTCTGGATCGTGCGCCATGGCCAGAGCGCCGGAAACGTCGCGCGTGACCGCGCGGAGCTGGCCGCCCACCACCTGATTGACCTCGAGACGCGCGACGCGGACACGCCGCTGTCCGACCTCGGCCATGAGCAGGCCCGCGCGCTGGGCGAGTGGTTCGCGCGGCTGCCGCCGGGCATGCGTCCGACCACCCTGATGAGCTCGCCATTCGTCCGCTCGCGGCAGACGATGGAGGCGGTGGCACGCGCGCTGGGCACGCCGGACGACGACGTGCTGGTCGACGAGCGCCTGCGCGAGAAGGAGTTCGGGATCCTGGACGGCTATACCAGCGCCGGCATCCGCGCGAAGTTCCCCGACCTCGCCGCGCAGCGCGACAGCGTCGGCAAGTTCTACTTCCGGCCGCCCGGCGGCGAGAGCTGGTGCGACGTGATCCTGCGCCTGCGCAGCGTGCAGGAGGTTCTGCGGCGCGACTACGTCGGCGAGCGCGTGCTGATCGTGGCCCACCAGGTGATCGTCAACTGCTTCCGCTACCTGCTGGAATGCATGGACGAGGCGGAGATCCTCGGCGTCGACCGCAAGGCCGACGTGCCCAACTGTTCGGTGACCGCCTACGCGCTCGACCGCTCGGACCCGGAGGCGCGCTTCTCGCTGGAGGTGGCGAACCTTGCGCTGCCGCTGCGCGAAGCCGGCGCCGCGGTGACCGGCGCGGCCGACGTGCCTGCCGGCCCGCGATGA
- a CDS encoding NAD(P)H-hydrate dehydratase, giving the protein MSAVPRAPSAARALGAGLLRAWPLPTPDGGGKEARGRVLVVGGHRELAGAVRLAGEAALRAGAGKLQIAVARGAAPALAVAVPEARVLGLPEDANGDLAGTGRELPKVAAGADAVVLGPGAESGPKLRAMAARLLTRAQRSAVLDAGAIDLAVLRAWRRMRERPRLVLTPHHGEMASLLGCDASEVEADAARIATAFAQEWDVVLVLKSATTWIADGSGTLWVNRGGSEGLGTSGSGDVLAGIVGGLCARGATPAQAACWGVWLHARAGARLGRRIGDLGFLAREIAGEVPALLAELSRPRRPA; this is encoded by the coding sequence ATGAGCGCGGTCCCGCGCGCGCCGTCGGCGGCACGCGCCCTGGGCGCCGGCCTGTTGCGTGCCTGGCCGCTGCCGACGCCGGACGGCGGCGGCAAGGAGGCGCGTGGCCGGGTCCTGGTGGTTGGCGGCCATCGCGAGCTGGCCGGCGCCGTGCGCCTGGCCGGAGAGGCGGCGCTGCGTGCCGGTGCCGGCAAGCTGCAGATCGCGGTGGCGCGCGGCGCGGCGCCCGCGCTTGCGGTTGCCGTGCCGGAAGCCCGCGTGCTGGGCCTGCCGGAGGACGCCAATGGCGACCTAGCCGGCACCGGACGCGAACTGCCGAAGGTTGCAGCGGGTGCGGACGCGGTGGTGCTGGGGCCGGGCGCCGAGTCCGGTCCGAAGCTGCGCGCGATGGCGGCGCGGCTGCTCACGCGCGCGCAGCGCAGCGCGGTGCTCGACGCCGGCGCGATCGATCTCGCCGTGCTCCGGGCCTGGCGCCGGATGCGCGAGCGTCCGCGCCTGGTGCTCACCCCGCACCACGGCGAGATGGCCTCGCTCCTGGGTTGCGACGCCAGCGAGGTCGAGGCCGACGCCGCAAGGATCGCGACCGCCTTCGCGCAGGAATGGGACGTGGTGCTGGTGCTCAAGTCCGCCACGACCTGGATCGCCGATGGCTCGGGCACGCTGTGGGTGAACCGGGGTGGCTCCGAAGGCCTGGGGACGTCGGGATCAGGCGACGTGCTCGCCGGCATCGTCGGCGGCCTGTGCGCGCGGGGGGCGACGCCGGCGCAGGCGGCATGCTGGGGCGTGTGGCTGCATGCGCGCGCCGGTGCGCGGCTCGGGCGGCGCATCGGCGACCTGGGCTTCCTCGCCCGCGAGATCGCGGGCGAAGTGCCGGCGCTGCTGGCGGAACTCAGCCGGCCGCGCCGCCCAGCCTGA
- the nirK gene encoding copper-containing nitrite reductase, whose product MRNLVLMFALAAAGGFIPHDVAAQGPSSVTPVADVTFSLRTAIQDGQMVFIGNAGPIKDQVNPDLRVPEGAVVAITLTNADGAMHDIAVPEFGAQSDQVIGEGAATTIVFRATKGGAFEYLCTIPGHKLAGMFGKLIVGDVKEVVSTAIDVAKDPAQVGEPVGDRAPKHITYDLLTTEVEGQLSDGSTYRYWTFDNTVPGPFLRIRQGDTVTINLKNAEDSINIHSVDFHSVTGPGGGAAVTQVRPGETKSFTFKALHPGLFVYHCATPMIAHHISNGMYGMILVEPEGGLPKVDKEYYVMQGELYTAQKHGSSGLQEFSVDKLLDEKPEHLMFNGSMNALTKTFNMNAVVGEEVRIFFGVGGPNLVSSFHLIGEVFDRVYDLASFTSPPLKDVQTTLVPPGGATMVEFKVDYPGKYILVDHALSRAEKGLAGFLTVTGEADPTIFDTSEKIDASSGH is encoded by the coding sequence ATGAGAAACCTGGTCCTGATGTTCGCACTCGCCGCCGCAGGCGGTTTCATCCCGCACGACGTCGCCGCCCAGGGCCCGTCCTCGGTCACCCCCGTCGCCGACGTCACCTTCAGCCTGCGTACCGCGATCCAGGACGGGCAGATGGTGTTCATCGGCAACGCCGGCCCGATCAAGGACCAGGTCAACCCGGACCTGCGCGTGCCTGAAGGCGCGGTGGTCGCGATCACGCTGACCAACGCCGACGGCGCGATGCATGACATCGCGGTGCCCGAGTTCGGCGCGCAGTCCGACCAGGTGATCGGCGAAGGCGCCGCCACCACGATCGTGTTCCGCGCCACCAAGGGCGGTGCGTTCGAGTACCTGTGCACGATCCCGGGCCACAAGCTCGCCGGCATGTTCGGCAAGCTGATCGTCGGTGACGTCAAGGAAGTGGTGAGCACGGCGATCGACGTCGCCAAGGATCCGGCGCAGGTCGGCGAGCCGGTGGGCGACCGCGCACCCAAGCACATCACCTACGACCTGCTGACCACGGAAGTGGAGGGCCAGCTGTCCGACGGCAGCACCTACCGCTACTGGACCTTCGACAACACGGTCCCGGGCCCGTTCCTGCGCATCCGCCAGGGCGACACGGTGACGATCAACCTGAAGAACGCCGAGGACAGCATCAACATCCACTCGGTCGACTTCCACTCGGTGACCGGCCCCGGCGGCGGCGCGGCGGTGACCCAGGTGCGCCCCGGCGAGACCAAGAGCTTCACCTTCAAGGCGCTGCACCCGGGCCTGTTCGTGTACCACTGCGCCACGCCGATGATCGCCCACCACATCTCCAACGGCATGTACGGAATGATCCTGGTCGAACCCGAGGGCGGCCTGCCCAAGGTCGACAAGGAGTATTACGTCATGCAGGGCGAGCTCTACACCGCGCAGAAGCACGGTTCCAGCGGCCTGCAGGAGTTCTCGGTCGACAAGCTGCTCGACGAGAAGCCCGAGCACCTGATGTTCAACGGTTCGATGAACGCCCTCACCAAGACCTTCAACATGAACGCCGTGGTGGGTGAGGAAGTGCGCATCTTCTTCGGCGTCGGCGGCCCGAACCTGGTGTCGAGCTTCCACCTGATCGGCGAAGTGTTCGACCGGGTCTACGACCTGGCCTCGTTCACCAGCCCGCCGCTGAAGGACGTGCAGACCACGCTGGTGCCCCCGGGTGGCGCGACCATGGTCGAGTTCAAGGTCGACTATCCCGGCAAGTACATCCTGGTCGACCACGCGCTGTCCCGCGCCGAGAAGGGCCTGGCCGGATTCCTGACCGTCACCGGCGAGGCGGATCCGACGATCTTCGACACGAGCGAGAAGATCGACGCATCGTCCGGCCACTGA
- a CDS encoding DUF2946 family protein → MNARAFQEWIGRLALLAALMLVAVPTAGRLVHVASGAAHDAGAHSALQAGHHAHAATAATDAVAPGAPLAAPGDADCDYCPLLSSLLATTRFATTPAAVLPPTTRPASPAAPRLPWLHPSGLGSRGPPRLG, encoded by the coding sequence ATGAACGCGCGTGCATTCCAGGAGTGGATCGGTCGGCTGGCACTGCTGGCGGCGCTGATGCTCGTGGCGGTGCCCACCGCCGGTCGCCTGGTCCACGTGGCCAGCGGAGCGGCGCACGACGCGGGCGCGCATTCGGCGCTCCAGGCGGGCCACCACGCGCACGCCGCCACCGCCGCCACGGACGCCGTTGCGCCGGGCGCGCCGCTCGCCGCCCCGGGCGATGCCGACTGCGACTACTGCCCGCTGCTGTCCTCGCTGCTTGCCACCACGCGGTTCGCGACGACACCCGCGGCCGTGCTGCCGCCAACCACCAGGCCCGCCAGCCCCGCCGCGCCGCGGCTGCCATGGCTGCATCCCAGCGGGCTCGGCTCCCGCGGTCCGCCGCGCCTCGGCTGA
- a CDS encoding TonB-dependent copper receptor, translating into MSVRYCPSIRSSCLFIAIVAALASPVVLANEVAGGDSATDPLRTVDFDAMVVTAAAPVSALTWETSPKLPRQPVPASDGADYLKTIPGFSTVRNGGSNGDPVLRGMFGSRLNLLTNDGAMPGACPSRMDNAMSYIAPETYDALVVTKGPQTVLWGPGASAGTVRFERDREYFAEPAFKFAGSALGGSWGRNDQVVDATYGAPLGYARVSANRSESGDYDDGNGDRVGSAWKKWNADLALGWTPDADTLLELGLGIGDGQARYATRGMDGSRFDRTNTSLRFEKSNLELGALQAFEASLFHNVADHVMDNYSLRDPNPAGAMPMPMASNVERSTTGGRAAATWRGAAFELVTGIDAQDSRHRRRSAMGRGAYLAVPWTVDARFDNLGAFAEGTWFQGERNRWIAGARVDRAGAEDGRASIAGGHGGHAMPNPTAGQSREETLNAGFVRFEQDVDKTLSWYAGIGHTERMPDYWELFSANAGPAGAVNAFAGLDTEKTTQLDVGLQYRGARFDAWVSAYAGRVEDFIQFRYTSGMMGARSTVSNIDAQTSGAELGVEFRPSDSWKLGGSLAYARGKDRDSGRPLPQMPPLEGRFSADWTSGSWSAGALVRVADGQDRVAEGYGNVVGQDIGPSAGFATLALNAGYRFDSGVQLTAGVDNLFDRAYSEHLNLAGNADFGYPADAVRINEPGRTLWVRMGYSW; encoded by the coding sequence ATGTCGGTCCGCTATTGCCCCTCGATCCGTTCGTCCTGCCTCTTCATCGCCATCGTCGCCGCGCTTGCCAGCCCCGTGGTCCTCGCCAACGAGGTAGCCGGCGGTGATTCCGCCACCGATCCGCTGCGCACCGTCGACTTCGACGCGATGGTGGTCACCGCCGCCGCGCCGGTGTCCGCGCTCACCTGGGAAACCAGCCCGAAGCTCCCGCGCCAGCCGGTGCCCGCCAGCGACGGCGCCGACTACCTCAAGACCATCCCGGGCTTCAGCACCGTGCGCAACGGCGGCAGCAACGGCGACCCGGTGCTGCGCGGCATGTTCGGCTCGCGCCTCAACCTGCTCACCAACGACGGCGCGATGCCCGGCGCCTGTCCGTCGCGGATGGACAACGCCATGTCCTACATCGCGCCCGAGACCTATGACGCGCTGGTGGTGACCAAGGGTCCGCAGACCGTGCTCTGGGGTCCGGGCGCATCGGCCGGCACGGTGCGCTTCGAGCGCGACCGCGAGTACTTCGCCGAGCCGGCGTTCAAGTTCGCCGGCAGCGCGCTCGGCGGCAGCTGGGGCCGCAACGACCAGGTGGTGGATGCGACGTATGGCGCCCCGCTGGGCTATGCGCGGGTCAGCGCCAACCGCTCCGAGTCCGGCGACTACGACGACGGCAACGGCGACCGCGTCGGTTCGGCCTGGAAGAAGTGGAACGCCGACCTCGCGCTGGGCTGGACGCCCGACGCGGACACGCTGCTCGAGCTCGGCCTGGGCATCGGCGACGGCCAGGCGCGCTACGCCACCCGCGGCATGGACGGCAGCCGGTTCGACCGCACCAACACCAGCCTGCGCTTCGAGAAGTCCAACCTCGAGCTCGGCGCCCTCCAGGCATTCGAGGCCAGCCTGTTCCACAACGTGGCCGACCACGTGATGGACAACTACAGCCTGCGCGATCCCAACCCGGCCGGCGCCATGCCGATGCCGATGGCCTCGAACGTGGAGCGCAGCACCACCGGCGGACGCGCGGCGGCCACGTGGCGCGGCGCGGCCTTCGAACTGGTCACCGGCATCGATGCCCAGGACAGCCGCCACCGCCGCCGCAGCGCGATGGGCCGGGGCGCCTACCTGGCGGTGCCGTGGACGGTGGACGCGCGCTTCGACAACCTCGGCGCCTTCGCCGAGGGAACCTGGTTCCAGGGCGAGCGCAACCGCTGGATCGCGGGCGCGCGCGTGGATCGCGCGGGCGCCGAGGACGGTCGGGCCAGCATCGCCGGCGGCCACGGCGGACACGCGATGCCCAACCCCACCGCCGGCCAGTCGCGCGAGGAGACGCTCAACGCGGGCTTCGTCCGCTTCGAGCAGGACGTCGACAAGACCCTGAGCTGGTACGCCGGCATCGGCCACACCGAGCGCATGCCCGACTACTGGGAGCTGTTCTCGGCCAACGCGGGCCCCGCGGGCGCGGTCAACGCCTTCGCCGGCCTGGACACCGAAAAGACCACCCAGCTCGACGTCGGCCTGCAGTACCGCGGTGCGCGCTTCGATGCCTGGGTCTCGGCCTACGCCGGGCGCGTCGAGGACTTCATCCAGTTCCGCTACACCAGCGGAATGATGGGCGCGCGCTCGACGGTGTCGAACATCGACGCGCAGACCAGCGGCGCCGAGCTGGGCGTGGAGTTCCGGCCCTCGGACAGCTGGAAGCTCGGTGGAAGCCTGGCCTATGCCCGCGGCAAGGACCGCGACAGCGGACGCCCGCTGCCGCAGATGCCGCCGCTGGAAGGCCGCTTCAGCGCCGACTGGACCAGCGGCAGCTGGTCGGCCGGTGCGCTGGTGCGCGTGGCCGACGGCCAGGACCGCGTGGCGGAGGGCTACGGCAACGTGGTCGGCCAGGACATCGGTCCGAGCGCGGGCTTCGCGACGCTGGCGCTCAACGCCGGCTACCGCTTCGACAGCGGCGTGCAGCTGACCGCGGGCGTCGACAACCTGTTCGACCGCGCCTACAGCGAGCACCTCAACCTCGCCGGCAACGCCGACTTCGGCTATCCGGCCGACGCGGTGCGCATCAACGAGCCCGGCCGCACGCTGTGGGTGCGCATGGGCTACAGCTGGTGA
- the egtD gene encoding L-histidine N(alpha)-methyltransferase, whose protein sequence is MNTPRITDLHPSDDDIAGDVLRGLASSPRRLPSKYFYDQRGSELFEAITCQPEYYPTRIELAMLADHGADIARAVGPRAHVVEYGSGSGRKTRLLLDALVDPVAYTPIEISRSALTASARRLDREFDDVEVLPVLADFTRPVPLPVPARAAASALVFFPGSTLGNFTRDESVRLLAAMRDTMGGDGAALLGLDLEKDPAIIEAAYNDDAGVTAAFTLNLLHRLNRDLGCDFDPAGFAHRARYLRDEGRIVTTLESLRAQVVTVEGQAFAFARGEEMQVEQSQKYTDARIAALAADAGLRVVDGWNDPDDWFALRLLRRA, encoded by the coding sequence GTGAACACACCCCGCATCACCGACCTGCATCCCAGCGACGACGACATCGCCGGCGACGTGCTCCGCGGCCTGGCGTCGTCGCCCCGGCGGCTGCCGTCGAAGTATTTCTACGACCAGCGCGGCTCCGAGCTGTTCGAGGCCATCACCTGCCAGCCCGAGTACTACCCCACGCGGATCGAACTGGCGATGCTCGCCGACCACGGCGCGGACATCGCGCGTGCGGTCGGCCCGCGCGCGCACGTGGTGGAGTACGGCAGCGGCAGCGGGCGCAAGACGCGCCTGCTGCTGGACGCGCTGGTCGATCCGGTCGCGTACACGCCGATCGAGATCTCGCGCTCGGCGCTGACCGCCAGCGCACGCCGCCTGGACCGCGAGTTCGACGACGTCGAGGTGCTGCCGGTGCTGGCCGATTTCACCCGGCCGGTGCCGCTGCCCGTGCCTGCGCGCGCCGCGGCCTCGGCGCTGGTGTTCTTCCCCGGCTCCACCCTGGGCAACTTCACCCGCGACGAGTCGGTGCGCCTGCTCGCCGCGATGCGCGACACCATGGGCGGCGACGGCGCCGCGCTGCTCGGGCTGGACCTCGAAAAGGACCCGGCGATCATCGAGGCCGCTTACAACGACGACGCCGGCGTGACCGCCGCGTTCACCCTCAACCTGCTGCACCGCCTCAACCGCGACCTGGGCTGCGACTTCGACCCCGCCGGCTTCGCCCACCGCGCGCGCTACCTGCGCGACGAGGGACGCATCGTGACCACGCTGGAAAGCCTGCGCGCGCAGGTGGTGACGGTCGAAGGCCAAGCGTTCGCGTTCGCGCGCGGCGAGGAGATGCAGGTGGAGCAGAGCCAGAAGTACACCGATGCGCGCATCGCCGCGCTGGCCGCCGATGCCGGGCTGCGCGTGGTGGACGGCTGGAACGACCCGGACGACTGGTTCGCGCTGCGGCTGCTGCGCCGCGCGTGA
- a CDS encoding ergothioneine biosynthesis protein EgtB, translated as MSAALADRYASVRSRTVALAAPLSPEDAQLQSMPDASPAKWHLAHTTWFFSRFVLGDAPEDMPAGWDFLFNSYYVGAGPRHARAERGLVSRPTLSEVLAWRRRTDDRVLARLARDELGPEARDVLVLGTHHEEQHQELLLTDIKHAFWTSPLQPAYAPAGPDPGTALDAWPPGDAWQAGDAAHRTGAEWLPRDEAIITVGAPAWPSASADFAYDNETPRHRVLIAAHAIARRPVDNASYAAFVADGGYRTPSLWLSDGWDQLQRGGWQRPLYWHADGVREFTLAGWQARDPGAAVRHLSHYEADAFARWAGARLPTEAEWEASAAALQGVGQCWEWTSSAYGAYPGFRPLAGTLGEYNGKFMSGQLVLRGGSRATPPGHARGTYRNFFAPHARWQFSGLRLARDPA; from the coding sequence ATGTCCGCCGCCCTCGCCGACCGCTACGCCTCGGTACGCTCGCGCACCGTCGCCCTTGCCGCCCCGCTCTCGCCCGAGGACGCCCAGCTGCAGTCGATGCCCGACGCCAGCCCGGCGAAGTGGCACCTGGCCCACACCACCTGGTTCTTCTCCCGCTTCGTCCTCGGCGATGCGCCGGAGGACATGCCCGCCGGCTGGGACTTCCTGTTCAACAGCTACTACGTGGGCGCCGGCCCGCGGCACGCGCGCGCCGAACGCGGCCTGGTCTCGCGGCCGACGCTGTCCGAGGTGCTGGCCTGGCGCCGCCGGACGGATGACCGCGTCCTCGCCCGTCTTGCGCGCGACGAACTGGGGCCGGAAGCGCGCGACGTGCTGGTCCTCGGCACCCATCACGAGGAGCAGCACCAGGAGCTGCTGCTGACCGACATCAAGCACGCGTTCTGGACCAGTCCGCTGCAGCCGGCGTATGCGCCGGCGGGCCCGGACCCCGGTACGGCGCTGGACGCCTGGCCTCCCGGCGACGCCTGGCAGGCCGGCGACGCTGCACATCGCACTGGCGCCGAATGGCTCCCCCGCGACGAAGCGATCATCACCGTGGGCGCGCCCGCCTGGCCATCGGCTAGCGCCGACTTCGCCTACGACAACGAAACCCCGCGCCACCGCGTGCTGATCGCCGCCCACGCGATCGCCCGTCGGCCCGTCGACAACGCCAGCTACGCCGCCTTCGTCGCCGACGGCGGCTACCGCACGCCGAGCCTGTGGCTGAGCGATGGCTGGGACCAGCTTCAGCGTGGAGGCTGGCAGCGCCCGCTGTACTGGCACGCCGACGGCGTGCGCGAGTTCACCCTCGCCGGCTGGCAGGCGCGCGATCCCGGGGCGGCCGTGCGCCATCTCAGCCACTACGAGGCCGATGCGTTTGCCCGCTGGGCCGGCGCGCGCCTGCCCACCGAGGCCGAATGGGAGGCCAGCGCCGCCGCGCTCCAGGGCGTCGGCCAGTGCTGGGAATGGACCTCGAGCGCCTACGGCGCCTATCCCGGCTTCCGCCCCCTGGCCGGCACGCTCGGGGAATACAACGGCAAGTTCATGAGCGGCCAGCTGGTCCTGCGCGGCGGCAGCCGTGCGACGCCGCCGGGCCACGCCCGCGGGACCTACCGCAACTTCTTCGCACCCCATGCGCGCTGGCAGTTCTCGGGCCTGCGCCTGGCCAGGGATCCCGCGTGA
- a CDS encoding alpha-ketoglutarate-dependent dioxygenase AlkB, which produces MKPPRAPAPADLFGAACVQIVDDAEGGIRCWPSFAAPDEADAWFEALVSGVPWTTHRRQMYDRMVDVPRLLASWRIDALPPELPLADMLERVRTHVPAPYNAVGLNLYRDGRDSVAMHNDKLHTIVPGYPITLVSLGDPRRMLVRARGGARERHAIDLVHGSLLSMSHASQLTHEHGIPKTARAVGPRMSVVFRVRPQTQAG; this is translated from the coding sequence ATGAAGCCGCCGCGTGCACCTGCGCCGGCCGACCTGTTCGGCGCCGCTTGCGTCCAGATTGTCGATGACGCCGAAGGCGGCATCCGCTGCTGGCCGTCCTTCGCCGCACCGGACGAGGCGGACGCCTGGTTCGAAGCCCTGGTGTCCGGCGTGCCCTGGACCACGCACCGGCGGCAGATGTACGACCGCATGGTCGACGTGCCGCGCCTGCTCGCGTCATGGCGCATCGACGCGCTGCCGCCGGAGCTGCCGCTGGCGGACATGCTGGAACGGGTGCGCACGCACGTGCCGGCGCCCTACAACGCCGTCGGCCTCAATCTCTATCGCGACGGCCGCGACAGCGTGGCCATGCACAACGACAAGCTGCACACGATCGTGCCCGGATATCCGATCACCCTGGTGTCCCTGGGTGATCCGCGGCGCATGCTGGTCCGTGCCAGGGGCGGGGCGCGCGAGCGCCACGCCATCGACCTGGTGCACGGTAGCCTGCTGTCGATGAGCCATGCCTCGCAGCTGACCCACGAGCACGGCATCCCGAAGACGGCGCGGGCCGTGGGCCCGCGCATGAGCGTGGTGTTCCGCGTGCGTCCGCAGACGCAAGCGGGCTGA